Within Halobacterium jilantaiense, the genomic segment TGTCCTTCGGACAGACCTCCGTGCAGGAGAACTGCGTCTGGCAGCGCCACACGCCGTGCTCCTGCTCGATGATCTCCAGGCGCTCCTGTCGCTTCTGCTCGCCCTCGCGCTCGTCCATGTAGAACCGGTAAGCCGCGTTGATGGCCGCCGGCCCGAGGTACTGGTTGTCCCCCGCGGCGATGTTGCAGGAGGACATACAGGCACCGCACCAGATGCAGCGCGTCGAGAGCTTGATGTTCTCGCGGTTCGACCGGTCCTGTCGCTGCTCTTCTAGCTCCCCGTCCGGCAGGTCGTCCGGGTCGAAGAACGGCTGGACGGACTCCATCTGGTCGTAGAAGTGGTCCATCTCCACCACGAGGTCTTTCACGACGTCCTGGTGGGGCAGCGGCTCGACGCGCACCGGCCACTCCAGGTCCCCCATCTGGGTCTGGCAGCCGAGGCGCTGGCTGCCGTTCACGAAGAACGCGTCCGAGCCACAGACCGCCTGCCGGCAGGAGTGCCGGAAGGTCAGACTGGAGTCGTACTCGTCGCGCGCGAAGATGAGCGCGTCCAGCACGGTCATCCCCTTCTCGAACGGGACGGTGAAGGAGTCGAAGCGCGGCTCCTCCTTGCCCTCGATCTCGGGGTCGTACCGGAAGACCTTCAGCTCGACCGTCTCGCCTTCGAACTCCGTCGCGGCCTGCGCGGCGGCCTCGTCGCGGGCCTCCGCTCGGACGCGCTTGTCGTCCATCCGGCGCTGCTGGTGGTCGGTGGTCGCCGGTGCCTCCGGCTCGGTCTCGGACTCGGTCTCGGATTCTGGTGTCTGCGTACTCATATTAGAACCCCGCGAGCGCGTTCGCCACGCGGACGCCCTGGACGACCAGCAGGATGCCGGCCACTCCCAGAACGAGCTGCGCGGCCCGCTTCGCTTTCCCGTCGATACCCTGGTTCACCAGCGCGTTGTAGACGCCGTTCACGCCGTGGAACGTCGCCGTCACGAGGAACAGAATCATCGTGACGTAGTAGCCCAGGCTCTCCATGCGGACCTGGCTGCCCGCGAAGTCGATCTCGTAGGCGTGGTGGACGAAGTGCAGATTGAAGAAGTGGAACGCCAGCACGACTACGAGGAACGCCGCGGTGAGCCGCTGCAGCAGCCACGTCGTCGACCCCGACCGGAACGAGGAGTAGCGCTCAGCCATGTTAGAACGCCCCCGCGAGGAAGGTCGGGACACTGGCGACGACGATTACGCCCGTCAACACCAGCGACGCGTAGAAACTCTTGTCCTGTGCCTCCAGCCCCACGCCGAGGTCCACGAACAGCAGCCGGATGCCGTTCAGGATGTGGAAGACGGCCACCGCCAGCAGCCCCACCTCGAGGAGTCGGACCACGGCGAGGCTCTCCAGCCCGCTCAGCGTGTTGTTGTACGTCTGTGCCCCCTGAAGCGACGTGCTCAGGACCGAGATGTGGGTGAACAGGTAGCCGACGAGAACCCACCCCGTGAACTTGTGAAACACCCAGGCCCACATACCGGCGGAGAATTCGGTCCACCGGCCGAAATCCTCCACGAGGCCTCGGTCATACGACTCGCTCATACCAAGTGGATGGTCAGGCCCGGCCGCACATAGAAGTTACTACACGCTCGGCGTCAGCCCGGGCCTGCCGGCATCGTTCCCGAGCGGTCGTGCCGGATGGCCCGCAGCGTCGGGTCCTCCAGTTCCACGAGGTGACAGAGCGGGTTCCCCGGATACACGAGCGGATTCTCCAGCGCGCCGACGAGCAGCCCGGTGAACGGCGCTTCGACCGTCACGACGTCGGTCTTGAACGGGTTCGTGATGGTGCAGACCCGGTCGCCTTCCTCGACGAGGGACCCGCGGCGGACGTGCATCTCGACGAGGCCGCCGACGTCCGCGCGCAGCCACGTCTTCTCGTCGCTGGAGACGATGGTCCGCCAACCCGGCCAGTCCACGGGCTCGGCCGGGTAGAACTCGTACTCGGCGAGCACGCTCGCGACGCCGTCGATGGCGCGGTCGATGAGTTTGCGCTGGAATCGGTGGGCCTCCCCCATCTCGACAGTAATCGTGGGGACGCCGGTGCGCGTGGCTTCCCGGCGGAGCGTGCCCTCGGAGCCCGCCGTGTCGATGACGACGTTCGACCCGAACGACCGGGCGAGCCGGTCGACGCCGGGGTCGTCCATCTCCGCGCGGACGTGCAGGATGTTCGTGCGACCCCGCGTGGAGGTGTGAAAGTCGATGCCGACGTCGCAGGGCTCGATGAAGTTCTCGAACAGCCGCTTCGCGATGCGCTGAGAGCTCGTCGAGCCGCTGCGGCCCGGGAACGACCGGTTCAGGTCGCGGTCGTAGACGGGGAGGTAGCGCTGCTGGGCCATGAACGCGGGGACGTTCACGACCGGCATGCAGACGAGCGTGCCGTGGAGGTTGCCGTGCGGCCAGTCGTGGGCGACCTCCCGCACCACCTCGATGCCGTTCAGCTCGTCGCCGTGGATGGCGGCCGAGAGGAATACCGTCGGCCCGTCGTGCTCGCCGTTGATAATGGAGACGGGCACCCGGACCGGGTCGCCGAGGTACGTCTCACTCACCGTGAACCGGATGTCGGCGCGCTCCCCCGGTTCGACGCGCCCGTCCTCGTACGTGAACGCCCCGTCGGTCATGCACCGGCGTTGGGTGTCGACACGCAAAAAGGAGTTGTCGCGGGCCGCGACACCACCGGCTCACCGGCACCATTTTGCCAGTGCCACGCGACAATCACGACAATGGACGAACCTGTCTCTGTGGGCGTACTCAGTCTCCACAACAGCAAGGAGACGAAAGCCATCGTGAACGCCGTCGACGACCTCGGCCACGACGGCGTCTGGCTGCGCGAGGACAACCTCGCGGTGGACATCGAGGACGGCCACGTCACCCTCGACCCGGACGTCGACGTCGTCGCGAACCGTCTGCTGCTGTCGAAGACCGAGCAGCCCGCCGAACTGCTCGGGCTGGCGCTCTCGCTGAGCCGGCTGCGGCCGACGCTGAACCGCCCGGAGAACGTCCTCACGGCGTTCCACAAGTTCGCGACCGCGACCGCGATTGCCGGCTCCGACGTTCAGCTGCCGGACGCCACGCTGGCGCTGGACGCCGACCGGCTGAACGACGAGAA encodes:
- a CDS encoding succinylglutamate desuccinylase/aspartoacylase family protein, producing MTDGAFTYEDGRVEPGERADIRFTVSETYLGDPVRVPVSIINGEHDGPTVFLSAAIHGDELNGIEVVREVAHDWPHGNLHGTLVCMPVVNVPAFMAQQRYLPVYDRDLNRSFPGRSGSTSSQRIAKRLFENFIEPCDVGIDFHTSTRGRTNILHVRAEMDDPGVDRLARSFGSNVVIDTAGSEGTLRREATRTGVPTITVEMGEAHRFQRKLIDRAIDGVASVLAEYEFYPAEPVDWPGWRTIVSSDEKTWLRADVGGLVEMHVRRGSLVEEGDRVCTITNPFKTDVVTVEAPFTGLLVGALENPLVYPGNPLCHLVELEDPTLRAIRHDRSGTMPAGPG
- the sdhC gene encoding succinate dehydrogenase, cytochrome b556 subunit; this encodes MSESYDRGLVEDFGRWTEFSAGMWAWVFHKFTGWVLVGYLFTHISVLSTSLQGAQTYNNTLSGLESLAVVRLLEVGLLAVAVFHILNGIRLLFVDLGVGLEAQDKSFYASLVLTGVIVVASVPTFLAGAF
- a CDS encoding succinate dehydrogenase hydrophobic membrane anchor subunit, which translates into the protein MAERYSSFRSGSTTWLLQRLTAAFLVVVLAFHFFNLHFVHHAYEIDFAGSQVRMESLGYYVTMILFLVTATFHGVNGVYNALVNQGIDGKAKRAAQLVLGVAGILLVVQGVRVANALAGF
- a CDS encoding succinate dehydrogenase/fumarate reductase iron-sulfur subunit translates to MSTQTPESETESETEPEAPATTDHQQRRMDDKRVRAEARDEAAAQAATEFEGETVELKVFRYDPEIEGKEEPRFDSFTVPFEKGMTVLDALIFARDEYDSSLTFRHSCRQAVCGSDAFFVNGSQRLGCQTQMGDLEWPVRVEPLPHQDVVKDLVVEMDHFYDQMESVQPFFDPDDLPDGELEEQRQDRSNRENIKLSTRCIWCGACMSSCNIAAGDNQYLGPAAINAAYRFYMDEREGEQKRQERLEIIEQEHGVWRCQTQFSCTEVCPKDIPLTEHIQELKREAVKENLKFW